A stretch of the Planifilum fulgidum genome encodes the following:
- the rlmD gene encoding 23S rRNA (uracil(1939)-C(5))-methyltransferase RlmD, protein MNKAEQSARLAEGRVIRLPIRRMGINGEGIGYFQKKVVFVEGAIPGETVLARVFEEERQYARARLLRVLKPSPRRRKPPCPVYEACGGCQLQHIDYPFQLQLKRELVEEAFFRYTGLKDLPIAPTVGMDDPWRYRNKAQLPLKRIDGRVKMGMFSARSHRLIETGDCPIQHPEVNRTLEAARRVVEELDIPIYDERKHTGSLRHLVARIGLQTGEVQLVLISRTPALPREERLVKRLRECLPRLASIVLNVNPRRTSAVWGERSRVLWGAEAIREVLDGRTYALSAPAFFQLNPEQTVKLYDEVKRAASLTGREIVVDAYCGVGAIGLWLAPEARRVIGMDTVPEAVRNARENARRNGIHNAEYHVGRAEEWLPRRVSEGFRPDVVIVDPPRTGLGGGLIDALIRAKVPRLIYVSCNPSTLAKDCARLLEGGYRIRRIVPVDMFPQTSHVEAVCTLERDGERE, encoded by the coding sequence ATGAACAAAGCCGAACAATCTGCGCGACTGGCCGAAGGGCGGGTGATCCGCCTTCCGATCCGCCGGATGGGGATCAACGGGGAAGGGATCGGATACTTTCAAAAAAAGGTGGTGTTCGTCGAGGGGGCGATTCCCGGAGAGACGGTGTTGGCCAGGGTGTTCGAAGAGGAGCGGCAGTATGCCCGGGCCCGCCTCCTTCGCGTCCTCAAACCCTCTCCCCGCCGGAGGAAACCTCCGTGCCCCGTCTACGAGGCATGCGGGGGGTGTCAGCTGCAGCACATCGACTATCCCTTTCAGCTTCAATTGAAGAGGGAGCTTGTGGAGGAGGCCTTTTTCCGTTACACCGGCCTGAAGGATCTCCCCATCGCCCCCACGGTGGGAATGGACGATCCCTGGCGGTACCGGAACAAGGCGCAATTGCCGCTGAAGCGGATCGACGGCCGCGTGAAAATGGGCATGTTTTCCGCAAGATCCCACCGGCTGATCGAAACGGGGGATTGTCCGATCCAGCATCCGGAAGTGAACCGGACGCTGGAGGCGGCCCGCCGGGTGGTGGAGGAGCTGGACATCCCGATATACGATGAGCGGAAACACACCGGCTCCCTCCGCCACCTTGTGGCGCGGATCGGCCTTCAAACGGGGGAGGTTCAATTGGTGCTGATCAGCCGCACCCCCGCTCTTCCCCGGGAGGAGCGTCTGGTGAAACGGCTGAGGGAATGTCTGCCCCGGCTGGCCAGCATCGTTCTCAATGTCAATCCCCGGAGGACTTCCGCGGTGTGGGGGGAGCGAAGCCGGGTGCTGTGGGGGGCGGAGGCGATCCGCGAAGTGCTGGACGGGCGAACGTACGCCCTTTCCGCCCCCGCCTTTTTTCAGCTGAACCCGGAGCAGACGGTCAAACTGTACGACGAGGTGAAACGGGCGGCGTCCCTCACGGGCCGGGAGATCGTGGTGGATGCCTACTGCGGCGTGGGGGCGATCGGCCTGTGGCTGGCTCCGGAGGCGCGCCGGGTGATCGGGATGGACACGGTTCCCGAAGCCGTCCGGAACGCCCGGGAAAACGCCCGCCGAAACGGGATCCACAACGCGGAATATCATGTCGGACGCGCCGAAGAATGGCTTCCCCGACGGGTGTCGGAGGGATTTCGGCCGGATGTGGTGATCGTGGACCCTCCCCGGACCGGACTGGGGGGAGGTCTGATCGACGCCCTGATCCGGGCGAAGGTGCCCCGGTTGATCTATGTTTCCTGCAATCCCTCCACCCTGGCCAAGGATTGCGCCCGCCTCCTCGAGGGGGGATACCGGATCCGCCGGATCGTCCCGGTGGACATGTTTCCGCAGACCTCCCACGTGGAAGCGGTTTGCACCCTGGAGCGGGACGGGGAAAGGGAATGA
- a CDS encoding homoserine dehydrogenase has translation MDRIDVALLGLGTVGTGVYKMLQSNQDVIARRTGLLFEVKHILVRDPNKKRKVDGVQHLLTTRFEEIMATGVDVVMEAMGGVEPARTYIERAIRTRCHVVTANKELIAKHGAELEKLAREHGVQLLYEASVGGGIPVLGTLQHFLKANRIMRVSGILNGTTNFILTQMGEHQRPFEEVLAEAQRRGYAEADPTADVEGLDAAHKLAILSRLAFGAVVSVDEIARRGITDISPEELELAHRLGYKIKLLAKAEQFGEEGPVALQVGPTLVPLSHPLAGINGVYNAIHVEADTVQDVTLVGQGAGEQPTASAMVEDLCNLFRLPLPRPLPYRRPLVLPVWEEGGARFAFIETKDRLGSDISHQVKERLKRFGTSAVDVAWLPGAERGALALILRRWDPSLEEKLTEELGLEAERVVFRPLLGMPEPVGEEREEKISSAQ, from the coding sequence GTGGACCGGATCGATGTGGCCCTGTTGGGACTGGGGACCGTGGGAACCGGCGTGTACAAAATGCTCCAGAGCAATCAGGATGTGATTGCGCGCCGAACCGGACTCCTGTTCGAAGTGAAGCACATCCTGGTTCGCGATCCGAACAAGAAGCGAAAAGTGGACGGAGTGCAGCACCTGCTCACTACCCGGTTCGAGGAGATCATGGCGACAGGGGTCGACGTGGTCATGGAAGCGATGGGCGGGGTGGAACCTGCCCGAACTTACATCGAACGGGCCATCCGCACCCGATGCCACGTGGTGACGGCCAACAAGGAACTGATCGCCAAACACGGCGCGGAATTGGAGAAACTGGCCCGGGAGCACGGGGTTCAGCTTTTGTATGAAGCCAGTGTCGGCGGCGGGATTCCGGTGCTGGGGACCCTGCAGCATTTTCTGAAGGCGAACCGGATCATGCGCGTATCCGGAATCTTGAACGGAACCACCAACTTCATTTTGACGCAGATGGGGGAACACCAGCGCCCCTTTGAGGAAGTGCTGGCGGAGGCCCAGCGGCGGGGCTATGCGGAGGCCGATCCCACCGCCGATGTGGAAGGATTGGATGCCGCCCACAAACTGGCGATTCTCAGCCGTCTCGCCTTCGGGGCCGTGGTGTCCGTCGACGAGATCGCCCGGCGGGGCATCACCGACATTTCCCCCGAGGAGTTGGAGTTGGCCCACCGGTTGGGGTACAAGATCAAACTGCTGGCCAAGGCGGAGCAGTTCGGGGAAGAAGGGCCCGTCGCCCTGCAGGTGGGGCCCACCCTGGTCCCCCTGTCCCATCCCTTGGCCGGCATCAACGGCGTCTACAATGCCATCCATGTCGAAGCGGACACGGTTCAGGACGTGACGCTGGTCGGACAGGGGGCGGGAGAGCAACCCACCGCCAGCGCCATGGTGGAGGACCTTTGCAACCTGTTCCGCCTCCCCCTTCCCCGGCCGCTTCCCTACCGACGACCCCTGGTTCTCCCCGTCTGGGAGGAGGGGGGAGCCCGCTTCGCCTTCATCGAGACGAAGGACCGCCTCGGCTCCGACATCTCTCACCAAGTGAAGGAGCGGTTGAAACGGTTCGGGACCTCGGCCGTGGATGTCGCCTGGCTGCCGGGGGCCGAACGGGGCGCGCTGGCGTTGATTTTGCGCCGCTGGGATCCGTCCCTGGAGGAGAAATTGACGGAGGAACTGGGGTTGGAGGCGGAAAGGGTCGTCTTTCGCCCCCTGCTGGGGATGCCGGAGCCCGTCGGCGAAGAACGGGAGGAAAAAATCAGTTCGGCTCAGTGA
- a CDS encoding DeoR/GlpR family DNA-binding transcription regulator, with product MLSAERRRLILKQIETEGSAQINQLAERFGVSAMTIRRDLDVLEAERRIVRTRGGAMLREDPRREFPHRWKDERNQPAKEAIARRAVALIGSGQSVILDAGSTNLRLARQMTSLQDVMLITNDLKIALELGDVESLHVVLTGGQLKPKVYSLEGHHGVAMLSGFNVDTAFIGCDAFDLERGAMTNSMTKITMKQAMMKSARRRVLLADSSKFEQRALLSFADLTDFHTIITDDGIPPESAEACQKAGIEVIIAPKEESAT from the coding sequence ATGTTGTCCGCCGAGCGAAGACGATTGATCCTGAAACAGATTGAGACGGAGGGTTCCGCCCAGATCAACCAATTGGCCGAGCGGTTCGGCGTGTCCGCGATGACCATCCGGCGGGATCTGGATGTGCTGGAGGCGGAACGAAGAATCGTCCGTACCCGCGGAGGAGCCATGCTGCGGGAAGATCCCCGGCGCGAGTTTCCCCACCGGTGGAAAGATGAGAGAAATCAGCCGGCCAAGGAAGCGATCGCCCGCCGGGCCGTCGCTCTGATCGGGTCGGGACAAAGCGTCATCCTCGATGCCGGTTCGACCAACTTGCGGCTGGCCCGGCAGATGACTTCCCTCCAAGACGTCATGCTGATCACGAACGATTTGAAAATCGCCTTGGAATTGGGCGACGTCGAAAGCCTTCACGTGGTGCTGACCGGGGGACAGCTGAAACCCAAGGTATACAGCCTCGAAGGGCACCACGGCGTGGCGATGCTGTCCGGATTCAACGTGGACACGGCGTTTATCGGTTGCGATGCCTTCGATCTGGAACGCGGCGCCATGACCAACAGCATGACCAAGATCACCATGAAACAGGCGATGATGAAAAGCGCCAGGCGAAGGGTGCTGCTGGCCGATTCCAGCAAATTTGAACAGCGGGCGCTCCTCTCCTTTGCGGACCTGACCGATTTCCACACCATCATCACCGATGACGGCATCCCCCCGGAGAGCGCCGAAGCCTGCCAAAAGGCGGGCATCGAAGTGATCATCGCTCCGAAGGAGGAAAGCGCAACATGA
- a CDS encoding ABC transporter permease: protein MFLALRELRHAKFRFFMIGMILLLISWLVFILSGLGNGLSSLSAAVFKNMDADYVVFEEGSRHSMLRSVISEDLVKDLKDQNNVLDAAPMGYRTAVVLKENMSSDDEKIDVSFIGIQPGTFLEPETVEGKGLAKGKDSEVIVDVSLKDSGIQLGDTLEIEGTTQTIKVVGFVENQSFNHLPAVFMTLDMWREIHFAAPGSDMGIDKPVNAIMLQGKNISPEKIDQSLKGIETATKQEAINGVPGYTAENGTIMMMLAFLLTISAVVVSVFFYVITLQKTNQFGIMKAIGASNSFLGRSVVSQVFLLAATSIGLGIVLTYGTAAIFPKEMPFALDPVLLIAYAVALLAVSVLSSLISVRKITKIDPLQAIGRIE, encoded by the coding sequence TTTTATGATCGGTATGATCTTGTTGTTGATCTCTTGGCTTGTTTTCATTTTGTCCGGACTGGGAAACGGTCTTTCTTCCCTCAGTGCCGCGGTTTTCAAGAATATGGATGCGGATTACGTTGTTTTTGAAGAAGGATCCCGTCACTCCATGCTGAGGTCGGTGATCTCGGAGGACTTGGTCAAGGATCTCAAAGATCAAAACAATGTGCTTGATGCCGCCCCCATGGGTTATCGTACGGCAGTGGTTCTTAAAGAAAATATGTCGTCCGATGATGAAAAGATTGACGTCTCCTTCATCGGAATTCAACCGGGCACATTTTTGGAACCCGAAACCGTTGAGGGGAAGGGGCTTGCCAAAGGGAAGGACTCCGAAGTCATCGTCGATGTATCATTGAAAGATTCAGGCATTCAACTGGGGGACACCCTTGAAATTGAAGGGACTACGCAGACCATCAAAGTGGTTGGCTTTGTGGAAAATCAATCCTTTAACCATTTGCCGGCCGTTTTTATGACTTTGGATATGTGGCGCGAGATTCATTTTGCGGCGCCAGGCTCAGACATGGGGATCGACAAACCCGTCAACGCCATTATGCTCCAAGGGAAGAACATCTCTCCGGAAAAGATCGATCAATCGCTGAAAGGGATTGAAACGGCAACCAAACAAGAAGCCATTAACGGCGTGCCCGGCTACACGGCTGAAAATGGGACGATTATGATGATGCTTGCATTTCTCCTGACCATTTCCGCTGTGGTGGTTAGCGTTTTCTTCTATGTGATCACGCTGCAAAAAACGAACCAATTTGGAATTATGAAGGCAATCGGGGCCAGCAACTCCTTCCTTGGACGATCCGTCGTTTCACAAGTGTTCCTGCTTGCTGCAACAAGCATTGGCTTGGGCATCGTGCTCACTTACGGAACGGCGGCCATTTTTCCGAAAGAAATGCCCTTTGCACTTGACCCCGTGCTTCTCATCGCCTATGCCGTCGCGCTGCTTGCGGTCTCTGTCTTGAGTTCCCTGATTTCCGTCAGAAAGATCACAAAGATAGATCCACTTCAAGCCATCGGGAGGATCGAATAA
- a CDS encoding superoxide dismutase, with protein sequence MAKFELPALPYPANALEPHIDARTMEIHHGRHHATYVNNLNAALEGHSALAEKSLEDLLRNLNEVPESIRTAVRNNGGGHYNHTLFWQIMSPNGGGQPTGELADAINQTFGSFEKFQEEFTKAALTRFGSGWAWLVVKSDGKLAVTSTPNQDNPLMDGDQPILGLDVWEHAYYLKYQNKRPDYVKAWWNVVNWEEVNKRYLNARG encoded by the coding sequence ATGGCAAAGTTTGAATTGCCCGCGCTGCCTTATCCCGCCAATGCGCTGGAACCGCACATCGATGCCCGGACGATGGAGATCCATCACGGCCGTCACCATGCCACCTACGTGAACAACCTGAACGCCGCGCTGGAAGGTCATTCCGCTTTGGCCGAAAAATCGCTGGAAGATCTGTTGCGCAACCTCAACGAGGTGCCGGAATCGATCCGCACCGCGGTTCGCAACAACGGGGGCGGCCACTATAACCACACCCTCTTCTGGCAAATCATGAGCCCCAACGGCGGCGGTCAACCGACCGGGGAGCTGGCCGACGCGATCAACCAAACCTTCGGCAGCTTCGAAAAGTTCCAGGAGGAATTCACCAAGGCGGCCCTCACCCGCTTCGGCAGCGGCTGGGCCTGGCTGGTTGTGAAATCCGACGGGAAACTGGCCGTAACCAGCACCCCGAACCAGGACAACCCGCTGATGGACGGCGACCAACCGATTTTGGGCCTCGACGTTTGGGAGCATGCCTATTACCTGAAATACCAAAACAAGCGGCCCGATTATGTGAAGGCCTGGTGGAATGTGGTGAACTGGGAAGAAGTGAACAAACGCTACCTGAACGCCCGCGGATGA
- a CDS encoding small, acid-soluble spore protein, alpha/beta type, with translation MARRRRRNRLLVPRARGEMERLKAQVMSRELGTGPIHPEQVKFEVARRLGVPLKPEDNGDLTAAEAGKIGGAIGGRMVKEMVKRAEEALARQRRP, from the coding sequence ATGGCGCGCAGGCGTCGCCGCAACCGGCTGCTGGTGCCCCGGGCCCGCGGAGAAATGGAGCGGCTGAAGGCTCAGGTGATGAGCCGGGAGCTGGGAACGGGCCCGATACATCCCGAACAGGTCAAGTTCGAAGTGGCCCGCCGGTTGGGCGTACCCTTGAAACCGGAAGACAACGGCGATCTGACCGCCGCCGAGGCCGGCAAAATCGGCGGTGCCATCGGCGGCCGCATGGTGAAGGAGATGGTGAAAAGAGCGGAGGAAGCGCTGGCTCGCCAGAGGCGCCCCTGA
- a CDS encoding amidohydrolase gives MERVLLTGGRIFTLDAERPEAEALYVEKGRIVAAGDREEVELQHGRAGVRRIDLQGGFAVPGLVDSHLHLAMFGRKFLLIDFSRARSKEEMLRLLRERVAKTPPGKWILGSNWDENRFRERMIPTREELDEIAPRHPVLLTRVCHHVHLANSAAFRAAKVAEDAPDPPRGAYGRDASGKLNGLIYEEASRPFFDAQPRPAFAQLKEMIRQAARYALSLGLTGAHIDDLREVGSLSDTLRIYRELAAEGIPFRTHHLIYHPHLGEAEELGLWAGDGDEWVTVGGVKIFADGSLGGRTALLSRPYRDDPGRTGMAVHSREEMMELAAGARRLGYPVAVHAIGDLAAERVIRVLETLPAGKGRLPDRLIHASVLRRDLIERLKRLPVVLDVQPRFVAGDFPWVMDRLGPELSPCAYAFKTMLREGLVCAGGSDAPIEPMNPLLGIHAAVTRRPPGGEGPPEGYFPGERLTPREALTLFTKGSAFAAGEERERGTLSIGKWADVTVFDRNPLETDPEDLLKARVVLTLVNGRIGYEG, from the coding sequence ATGGAGAGGGTGCTGTTGACGGGCGGACGGATCTTCACACTGGATGCGGAACGTCCGGAGGCGGAAGCCCTTTATGTGGAAAAGGGGCGCATCGTCGCCGCCGGGGATCGCGAAGAGGTGGAACTGCAACACGGACGCGCCGGTGTCCGCCGGATCGATCTTCAGGGAGGATTTGCCGTGCCCGGCCTGGTGGACAGCCACCTCCACCTGGCCATGTTCGGGCGGAAGTTCCTGTTGATCGACTTTTCCCGCGCCCGTTCCAAGGAGGAGATGCTTCGTCTGCTCCGGGAGCGGGTCGCAAAGACCCCTCCGGGAAAATGGATCCTGGGGTCCAATTGGGATGAGAACCGGTTCCGGGAAAGGATGATTCCCACCCGGGAGGAGCTGGATGAAATCGCACCCCGCCATCCGGTACTGCTGACCCGGGTGTGTCACCATGTCCATCTGGCCAATTCGGCGGCCTTTCGGGCGGCGAAAGTGGCCGAGGATGCCCCGGATCCGCCGCGGGGGGCTTACGGGCGCGACGCTTCGGGCAAGCTGAACGGTTTGATTTATGAAGAGGCTTCCCGCCCCTTTTTCGATGCCCAGCCCCGTCCCGCTTTCGCCCAGTTGAAGGAGATGATCCGTCAGGCCGCAAGATATGCCCTTTCCCTCGGATTGACGGGGGCCCATATCGACGATTTGCGCGAAGTGGGAAGCCTTTCCGACACCCTCCGGATTTATCGTGAGCTGGCCGCGGAAGGGATCCCCTTTCGCACCCACCACTTGATCTACCATCCCCATCTGGGGGAGGCGGAGGAACTGGGCCTCTGGGCGGGGGACGGCGACGAGTGGGTAACCGTCGGGGGAGTCAAGATCTTCGCCGACGGCTCGCTGGGCGGGCGCACCGCTCTTCTCAGCCGGCCCTACCGCGATGACCCGGGCCGGACGGGCATGGCCGTCCACTCCCGGGAGGAGATGATGGAACTGGCGGCAGGGGCCCGCCGGCTGGGATATCCCGTCGCCGTTCACGCGATCGGGGACCTGGCGGCGGAGCGGGTCATCCGGGTGTTGGAGACGCTACCCGCGGGGAAGGGGCGCCTGCCCGACCGGCTGATCCACGCCTCGGTGCTGAGGCGGGACCTCATCGAACGGCTGAAAAGGCTGCCGGTGGTGCTGGATGTCCAGCCCCGGTTCGTCGCCGGGGATTTCCCCTGGGTGATGGATCGATTGGGGCCGGAGCTTTCGCCCTGCGCCTACGCCTTCAAAACGATGCTGCGGGAGGGATTGGTCTGTGCCGGGGGCAGCGACGCACCGATCGAACCGATGAACCCCCTGCTGGGGATTCATGCGGCCGTCACCCGCCGCCCGCCCGGAGGAGAGGGGCCCCCGGAAGGTTATTTTCCCGGAGAACGGCTCACCCCGCGGGAGGCGCTGACCCTCTTCACCAAGGGGAGCGCCTTCGCCGCGGGGGAGGAAAGGGAGCGGGGAACCCTTTCCATCGGCAAATGGGCCGACGTGACCGTTTTCGACCGCAATCCGTTGGAGACCGATCCGGAGGATCTCCTGAAGGCCCGGGTGGTGCTGACTCTGGTCAACGGGCGGATCGGTTATGAGGGGTAA
- a CDS encoding ZIP family metal transporter encodes MAVWGWVAVAALGYLLGGCAIGWKKHWSERGLQALLAVSTGVLLAVAILGMLPHGLAESPNGIPWVLAGLLAACGLQRWLGKRKQEKAAHSPGAMWGALTGMGIHAFFEGVALGVGFHADARLGLAVLSALVLHKIPEGVAIASLAVADGRRKKAMAAVGILAASTALGTGAALAAAEISAAGIPLLFSAGILLYIAGTELWPAVNRKRGWGGLVWLLSGILLYGLLGWGSELLAPADAHSHTHHAVSPPSGASSSHDSHHHAPLEVPGGLPVPSVEMKVEPDAKGGWNIHLSTSHFRFAPERVNGPHRPGEGHAHLYVDDRKIARLYAPWFHLDSLPPGTHTLRVELNSNDHRPLTHRGKIIEDTVTLSVR; translated from the coding sequence ATGGCGGTTTGGGGATGGGTGGCGGTCGCCGCCCTGGGATACCTTCTCGGCGGATGTGCGATCGGGTGGAAAAAACACTGGTCTGAGCGGGGTCTTCAGGCGCTCTTGGCCGTCAGCACCGGGGTGTTGCTGGCGGTGGCCATCCTGGGAATGCTTCCCCACGGATTGGCCGAATCGCCAAACGGAATCCCCTGGGTTCTCGCGGGGTTGCTTGCCGCCTGCGGGCTGCAGCGATGGCTCGGGAAAAGAAAACAGGAGAAGGCGGCCCATTCTCCGGGGGCGATGTGGGGAGCCTTGACCGGGATGGGAATCCACGCCTTTTTCGAAGGGGTGGCCCTGGGAGTCGGGTTCCACGCCGACGCCCGCCTGGGACTGGCGGTGTTGTCCGCCTTGGTGTTGCACAAAATTCCGGAGGGGGTGGCGATCGCCTCCCTCGCGGTGGCCGACGGAAGGAGAAAAAAAGCGATGGCGGCCGTCGGAATCCTGGCCGCCAGCACCGCCCTGGGAACCGGGGCGGCGCTCGCCGCGGCGGAAATCTCGGCGGCGGGCATTCCGCTCTTGTTTTCCGCGGGAATCCTGCTCTATATCGCGGGCACCGAATTGTGGCCGGCGGTCAACCGAAAACGCGGATGGGGCGGCCTGGTGTGGCTCTTGTCCGGCATCCTGCTGTACGGACTTTTGGGTTGGGGAAGCGAACTCCTCGCGCCGGCGGATGCCCATTCCCACACGCACCACGCGGTTTCTCCCCCTTCCGGGGCTTCCTCTTCCCATGATTCCCATCACCACGCACCGCTGGAGGTCCCCGGGGGATTGCCGGTGCCATCCGTTGAAATGAAGGTGGAGCCGGATGCGAAGGGAGGGTGGAACATCCACCTGTCCACTTCCCATTTCCGGTTTGCCCCGGAACGGGTCAACGGGCCGCACCGTCCGGGGGAGGGGCACGCCCACCTTTACGTGGACGATCGGAAAATCGCCCGCCTGTACGCCCCCTGGTTCCACCTGGATTCGCTCCCCCCGGGAACCCACACCCTGCGGGTGGAGCTGAACAGCAACGATCACCGGCCCCTGACGCACCGGGGAAAGATCATCGAAGACACCGTCACCCTCTCGGTTCGGTAA
- a CDS encoding ABC transporter ATP-binding protein codes for MTGIVLDNVSKYYKVGDQELRVLNHVSITVHPGQFVAVIGPSGSGKSTFLSIAGALLEPSEGDVIINGIRLSGLKPKELAKLRLEQIGFIFQSSNLVPYLTVLDQLLVVKKMAGSMTNKDKRFAQELLEEVGLGDKLHKFPDQLSGGERQRTAIARAFMNDPSIILADEPTASLDTQRAFEVVELISRGVRSRNKAAIMVTHDERLLKYCDKVYQMLDGNLTLLKETSAVR; via the coding sequence ATGACAGGCATTGTTCTGGATAATGTATCCAAATATTATAAAGTGGGAGATCAAGAACTTCGGGTTTTAAATCACGTTTCCATAACGGTTCATCCTGGCCAGTTTGTCGCAGTGATCGGCCCCTCGGGTTCCGGAAAAAGCACCTTTCTCTCCATCGCCGGTGCCCTTCTTGAGCCTTCCGAAGGCGATGTCATCATCAATGGCATCCGTCTGTCCGGTCTGAAACCGAAGGAACTTGCAAAGCTGCGTTTGGAGCAGATCGGCTTTATTTTTCAATCCTCCAACCTTGTGCCCTACTTGACCGTTCTGGATCAACTGTTGGTTGTGAAGAAAATGGCCGGCTCGATGACAAATAAGGATAAACGTTTTGCTCAAGAGTTGTTGGAAGAAGTGGGCTTGGGAGACAAACTCCACAAGTTCCCCGATCAGCTTTCAGGTGGAGAACGGCAGCGGACGGCCATTGCCCGCGCCTTCATGAACGATCCAAGCATCATTCTTGCCGACGAACCGACAGCCAGCCTCGATACACAACGGGCCTTTGAAGTGGTCGAACTGATTTCACGCGGCGTGCGCTCACGAAACAAGGCCGCCATCATGGTTACCCATGACGAGCGTTTATTAAAATATTGCGACAAGGTGTATCAAATGCTGGATGGAAACCTGACATTGCTCAAAGAAACCTCGGCGGTCCGTTAA
- a CDS encoding HAD family hydrolase, translating to MILFDVDGVFLSEERCFDASALTVWEMLHHPEYLGLSGENFTPEPDEGTIRRVRREVFAEDRVLDWLKARGINSNWDMVFLTFSCQLLSLLRRLEEIRPGWSRSWLEEPIDAERLKGLGRVVREAGIDFRPSYEGFIPAFSSSRAEKHEILLHLNRLAEDWLDVQKPVFSRNSALWELGRSAFQEWYLGEDLYRRVEGSKPRTPGKPGFLHQEIPLAPKEAIQRTLRRLRDRGIVLGIGTGRPRLETEVPLRSLGLLDAFEPERIVTASEVVRAEESHPDRAPLGKPHPFTYVKGYLGLKAPDEACLDADFPLPGAEEVLIVGDSVADLLAARRMGCRFAATLTGLTGEKARPKFEELGADYILEDVTRLPDAIF from the coding sequence ATGATCTTGTTTGACGTGGACGGGGTGTTTCTCAGCGAGGAGCGCTGTTTTGACGCATCGGCCCTGACCGTGTGGGAGATGTTGCACCACCCGGAATATTTGGGATTGTCCGGGGAAAACTTCACACCGGAACCCGACGAGGGGACCATCCGCCGGGTCCGGCGGGAGGTGTTTGCCGAGGACCGGGTGCTGGACTGGCTGAAGGCCCGGGGCATCAACTCCAACTGGGACATGGTGTTTCTCACCTTTTCCTGCCAGCTTTTGTCCCTTCTCCGCCGGCTGGAGGAGATCCGGCCCGGCTGGAGCCGGAGTTGGCTCGAGGAGCCGATCGACGCGGAACGGTTGAAGGGGCTGGGCCGGGTGGTCCGGGAGGCCGGGATCGATTTCCGCCCTTCCTACGAAGGCTTCATTCCCGCCTTTTCCTCTTCCCGGGCGGAAAAGCACGAAATTCTCCTCCATCTCAACCGGCTCGCGGAGGATTGGCTGGACGTTCAAAAGCCGGTTTTTTCCCGAAACAGCGCCCTGTGGGAACTGGGGAGATCGGCGTTTCAGGAGTGGTATCTCGGCGAGGATTTGTATCGGAGGGTCGAGGGAAGCAAGCCCCGGACGCCGGGAAAGCCGGGGTTTCTTCACCAGGAGATTCCCCTGGCCCCGAAGGAGGCGATCCAAAGGACATTGCGCCGCCTGCGCGACCGGGGCATCGTCCTGGGGATCGGGACGGGACGCCCCCGCCTGGAGACGGAGGTGCCCCTCCGGTCGCTGGGTTTGCTGGATGCCTTCGAACCGGAACGGATCGTCACCGCCAGCGAGGTGGTTCGGGCGGAGGAGTCCCACCCCGATCGGGCTCCGCTGGGCAAGCCGCATCCCTTCACCTATGTGAAGGGCTATTTGGGCCTGAAGGCGCCGGATGAAGCGTGTCTTGACGCCGATTTTCCGCTTCCGGGGGCCGAAGAGGTGCTGATCGTCGGCGATTCCGTCGCCGATCTGTTGGCGGCGCGCCGGATGGGATGCCGTTTCGCCGCCACCTTGACGGGATTGACCGGGGAAAAGGCGAGGCCGAAATTTGAGGAATTGGGCGCCGATTACATCCTGGAGGACGTGACCCGGTTGCCGGATGCGATCTTCTGA